In a genomic window of Chryseobacterium sp. G0162:
- the tssD gene encoding type VI secretion system tube protein TssD, with protein sequence MAERNSRGILKFNNGEGQKLLKLNYSVARSTDVSGRVASDPSNALIKVTVEATEKSDILESLLNGKYKPTVGEIVFNKSHEEGTLITLKWENGYVIQHEVDFDAIDSNSMLISFVISAETIDYGTSQYAGLWPSAGK encoded by the coding sequence ATGGCAGAAAGAAATTCGAGAGGAATCTTAAAATTCAACAACGGAGAAGGTCAGAAATTATTAAAGCTAAACTACAGCGTAGCAAGATCTACGGACGTTTCAGGACGTGTAGCATCAGACCCTTCTAACGCACTTATCAAAGTTACAGTAGAAGCTACTGAAAAATCAGACATCCTTGAAAGCTTATTGAACGGAAAATATAAGCCAACTGTGGGAGAGATCGTTTTCAACAAGTCTCACGAAGAAGGAACTCTAATTACTTTAAAATGGGAGAACGGATACGTTATCCAGCACGAAGTAGATTTTGATGCTATCGACAGCAACAGTATGTTGATTAGCTTCGTAATCAGTGCTGAAACTATCGACTACGGTACTTCTCAATACGCTGGACTGTGGCCTTCGGCAGGTAAATAA
- a CDS encoding type VI secretion system Vgr family protein, giving the protein MFQDDKTIKVDSPKNDIKGSKEQLKNVKENVAQKAEEKMNKTGSKVKKAVKAGQQSVSAVQGADMFMNQTFVPNNPSIVENKVWAKQPTSKIHNAEAIPQSIIAGINRVVKLDVVIEGQIIKHFKHFKLVQSAAKHHEFSLTLAHDTLGSAENHNLQEAQNFLGKRITVVFKYKDIIQGAERNFVGVVTEVGFSQEKGSLGNIVLKGYSPTVLLDAAPHIQSFGGSQPISLNSIAYHVISEGLGQNKFDFRVDAQHGNVSYSSQYEETHYNYLARMAEAYGEQFYYDGEVLHFGKLPPQEKPVKLTYGSSVSDIAIKMKAQHVSPSFYGYNSSKNEKMTGGSAKINHTSDIARRAYEISERTFTTPSLRVAPIKASSFMDIDASQKGTAGSKASEVFITSGTTTVPFLYPGCTADIEMRKAESNETSYFTKLMIIEVTHEVDARGYYDGKFEAIAADTGYIPRPEFETPRAEAQFAKVVSNTDPQNQGRVQVQFDWQNGPDITEFIRVMSPDAGSSDKVNKNRGFMSIPEVGDQVIINFVHQHPDRPFVMGGMFHGGIGAGGGAGNNVMSLSSKSGNIIQFHDGCGIEIKDRSGNHVTLSGTGNIKTEVSNNSEEFIGNSQTTNIAKKNTIDVGKGKSTITMDDAGKVNITSFSEIKLVTGSSSITMTSDGNIIIQGKIIALGANGIGMEGNESVSLKAPIVTIKGDTEVDIN; this is encoded by the coding sequence ATGTTTCAGGATGACAAGACAATTAAAGTAGATAGCCCAAAGAATGATATCAAAGGCAGTAAAGAGCAACTGAAAAATGTAAAGGAAAATGTTGCCCAAAAAGCAGAAGAAAAGATGAATAAAACGGGCAGTAAAGTGAAGAAAGCTGTGAAAGCAGGACAGCAGAGTGTAAGCGCTGTACAAGGGGCAGATATGTTCATGAACCAAACCTTTGTCCCGAACAATCCTTCCATTGTTGAAAATAAAGTGTGGGCGAAACAGCCTACCTCAAAGATACATAATGCTGAAGCTATTCCTCAAAGTATTATCGCCGGAATTAACCGTGTGGTGAAGCTAGATGTTGTTATCGAAGGGCAGATTATTAAGCATTTTAAACATTTTAAATTGGTGCAGAGTGCTGCCAAGCATCATGAATTTAGCCTGACGCTGGCCCATGATACATTGGGGAGTGCAGAAAATCATAACCTTCAAGAAGCACAAAATTTCCTGGGAAAAAGGATAACAGTGGTTTTCAAATATAAAGATATTATACAAGGAGCGGAACGTAATTTCGTGGGTGTAGTTACAGAAGTTGGGTTCAGTCAGGAAAAAGGAAGCCTTGGGAATATTGTCCTTAAAGGCTACAGTCCTACTGTACTTTTGGATGCGGCACCTCATATTCAGAGTTTTGGAGGAAGCCAGCCCATTAGTTTGAACAGCATAGCCTATCATGTAATCAGTGAAGGACTGGGACAGAATAAATTTGATTTCAGAGTTGATGCTCAACATGGAAACGTTTCTTACAGTTCACAATACGAAGAAACCCATTATAATTATCTGGCAAGAATGGCTGAAGCTTATGGTGAACAGTTTTATTATGATGGAGAAGTATTACATTTTGGTAAGCTTCCGCCTCAGGAAAAACCTGTCAAACTTACCTATGGAAGTAGCGTAAGTGATATTGCAATCAAAATGAAAGCCCAGCATGTGAGCCCTTCTTTCTATGGTTACAACAGTAGTAAAAATGAAAAGATGACAGGGGGAAGTGCAAAAATCAATCATACATCAGATATTGCAAGACGTGCTTACGAAATTTCGGAAAGAACCTTTACAACACCATCTTTGAGAGTTGCACCTATAAAAGCTTCCTCTTTTATGGATATTGATGCTTCCCAAAAAGGGACTGCCGGCAGTAAGGCTTCTGAGGTATTTATCACCTCGGGTACTACTACTGTACCTTTCTTATATCCGGGATGTACTGCCGATATTGAAATGCGCAAAGCAGAAAGCAACGAAACCTCATATTTCACCAAGTTGATGATTATCGAAGTTACTCATGAAGTAGATGCCAGAGGATATTATGATGGCAAATTTGAAGCTATTGCTGCAGATACAGGCTATATTCCACGTCCGGAATTTGAAACACCGAGAGCGGAAGCTCAGTTTGCCAAAGTAGTTTCCAATACAGATCCTCAAAACCAGGGAAGAGTTCAGGTACAGTTTGACTGGCAGAACGGACCGGACATTACAGAATTTATCCGTGTGATGTCTCCGGATGCAGGAAGCAGTGATAAAGTAAATAAAAACCGAGGATTTATGTCTATTCCTGAAGTTGGAGACCAGGTGATTATCAATTTTGTTCACCAGCACCCGGACCGCCCTTTTGTAATGGGAGGAATGTTCCATGGTGGTATTGGTGCCGGAGGTGGTGCAGGGAATAATGTGATGAGCTTAAGTAGTAAGAGCGGAAATATTATTCAGTTTCATGATGGATGTGGAATTGAGATTAAAGATAGGAGTGGAAACCATGTTACTTTAAGTGGAACCGGTAATATCAAAACAGAAGTAAGTAATAATAGTGAAGAATTTATTGGAAACAGTCAGACTACCAATATTGCGAAGAAAAATACAATTGATGTTGGAAAAGGAAAATCTACAATAACGATGGATGACGCCGGTAAAGTAAATATTACAAGTTTTTCTGAAATAAAATTGGTTACAGGAAGCAGTTCTATTACAATGACTTCTGATGGTAATATTATTATTCAAGGAAAGATTATTGCCCTTGGAGCAAACGGAATCGGAATGGAAGGTAATGAAAGTGTATCTCTTAAAGCACCTATTGTGACAATAAAAGGAGATACAGAAGTAGACATAAATTAA
- a CDS encoding lytic transglycosylase domain-containing protein: protein MKTIVRNIFTGVMLLGTVVLVNGQFLAASDTSESSVRKYQGIINSNKDLVEFIEQLLLQKGLPKHLRNLALIESHFDKNITSGAGAVGVWQLMTAHANQYGLAEHQRTDVYKSTKTAVISLANLYKKYNNWVTVVAAYNCGEGNVAKAMQAAGSSQYHEFYRYLPAETINHVKKYLNACYATGELQSVLSNYNSARINKVFFEDGNRKVTDAALSETEINAGFNLSVIADELDVEVDKILAWNPGITEELQKKGESSFYLPTDLMPDFLLRKNKILTRSIKESAGAGVQP from the coding sequence ATGAAAACCATTGTCAGAAATATCTTTACAGGAGTAATGCTTTTGGGAACAGTCGTTTTGGTAAACGGCCAGTTTCTGGCGGCATCAGATACCTCAGAAAGCAGCGTAAGAAAATATCAGGGAATCATTAATTCAAACAAAGACCTTGTTGAATTTATTGAACAGTTACTTCTGCAGAAGGGACTTCCAAAGCATTTAAGAAACTTAGCCCTTATTGAATCTCATTTTGACAAAAATATTACCTCCGGAGCGGGAGCCGTAGGAGTATGGCAGCTGATGACAGCACATGCCAACCAGTATGGTCTTGCAGAACATCAACGAACAGATGTGTATAAAAGCACAAAAACAGCGGTTATTTCCCTGGCTAATTTATATAAGAAATACAATAACTGGGTAACAGTGGTCGCTGCTTACAACTGTGGTGAAGGAAATGTTGCCAAGGCAATGCAGGCTGCAGGCTCCAGCCAATATCACGAATTCTACCGATATCTTCCTGCAGAAACTATCAATCACGTGAAAAAATATCTGAATGCCTGCTATGCAACAGGAGAACTTCAGAGCGTGTTAAGCAATTATAATTCTGCAAGGATCAATAAGGTGTTTTTTGAAGATGGAAATAGAAAAGTAACAGATGCAGCCCTTTCTGAAACAGAGATCAATGCCGGATTTAATCTAAGTGTAATCGCTGATGAGCTGGATGTGGAAGTAGATAAAATTCTTGCGTGGAATCCTGGGATCACAGAAGAGCTGCAGAAAAAAGGGGAAAGCTCTTTTTATCTTCCCACTGATCTGATGCCAGATTTTCTTCTCAGAAAAAATAAAATACTAACCAGATCAATAAAAGAAAGTGCAGGTGCAGGGGTACAACCTTAA
- the polA gene encoding DNA polymerase I, producing the protein MDATQDKRLFLIDAYAMIFRGYYALIRNPRLTSTGLDTSAIFGFTNSLIELIRREKPTHLAVVFDVGRASVRTDDFADYKANRSETPEAIKIAVPYIHRILEGMHIPILGVEGYEADDVIGTIACKAEKEGYTTFMVTPDKDFAQLVTDKIKIYKPGLKGGDIEILGVEEVKAKYEIEDPKQVIDYLAMMGDAVDNIPGLEGVGEKTAMKFLKEFGSIENLLANTDKLKGKLKEKVEASAERGILSKKLATIICDAPIEFHQEQYDLETPDFEKVKEVFEEIEFRRLYENLYRAFAPAVTETVVVSEVEVKQTPTGTEIKGQAMQLDLFANFEELDQATSTKSSIEHNDHLYQFVDNPKAQKKLVDNLLKQRAVCFDTETTSLNELEAELVGMSFSYKKGLAYYIPLSESREEVLQTLEIFRPFFEKEDLLKIAHNLKFDYKILKQYDITVKGAMFDTMIAHYLLNPDGRHGMDYLSEVFLNYKPVSIETIIGKKGKKQGTFRDADLRTQTDYAAEDADVTFQLYELFAPQLKKENLEDLFFNIEMPLMEVLAKMELAGISLDEKWLAQESIDLENDLRNLEKTIFELSEEEFNMNSPKQLGEILFEKMQLDPKAKKTKTGQYATSEDVLQKLASKHEIIKHILEYRTYQKLKSTYVDALPSQIDKLDNRVHTNFSQTTAATGRLASVNPNLQNIPIRTLRGQQIRGAFVSGEGKKIISADYSQIELRLIAEISGEDNMIKAFQDGEDIHASTAAKLFKIPLEEVSKTQRSQAKTVNFGIIYGQGAFALAEQTGLSRTEAKQMIEAYFETYPKLKEYMAEQVNKARQMGYVETILGRKRHLKDINSNNFVVRGHAERNAVNAPVQGSAADVVKLAMIKIDRELEEQQMKTKMLLQVHDELVFEAPADEIEAASKLIKTEMENALKTQVPLLVEIGVGNNWLEAH; encoded by the coding sequence ATGGACGCAACACAAGATAAAAGGCTGTTTCTCATCGATGCTTATGCGATGATTTTCAGAGGATATTACGCATTGATCAGGAATCCGAGATTAACAAGCACCGGTTTGGATACTTCTGCCATCTTTGGCTTTACCAACTCCTTGATCGAATTGATCAGAAGAGAAAAACCTACTCATTTAGCAGTTGTTTTTGATGTAGGAAGAGCAAGCGTAAGAACTGATGATTTTGCTGACTATAAAGCGAACAGAAGTGAAACTCCTGAAGCCATCAAAATTGCCGTTCCATATATTCACAGGATTCTGGAAGGAATGCACATTCCAATTCTTGGAGTAGAAGGGTATGAAGCAGATGATGTGATAGGTACCATTGCATGCAAAGCCGAAAAAGAAGGGTATACCACTTTCATGGTAACTCCTGATAAAGACTTTGCTCAGTTGGTTACAGATAAAATCAAAATTTATAAGCCGGGATTAAAAGGAGGGGATATCGAAATTCTTGGCGTGGAAGAAGTGAAAGCCAAATATGAGATTGAAGACCCAAAACAGGTCATCGATTATCTGGCCATGATGGGAGATGCAGTGGATAACATCCCTGGATTGGAAGGCGTAGGAGAGAAAACTGCTATGAAATTCCTTAAAGAATTTGGAAGCATTGAAAACCTATTGGCAAATACAGATAAGCTAAAAGGAAAGCTGAAGGAAAAAGTAGAAGCCTCTGCAGAACGTGGCATTTTGTCTAAAAAACTGGCAACTATTATATGTGATGCCCCGATAGAATTCCATCAGGAACAATACGATCTGGAAACGCCTGATTTTGAAAAAGTAAAGGAAGTTTTCGAAGAAATAGAATTCCGAAGACTGTATGAAAATCTTTACAGAGCCTTTGCTCCGGCAGTAACAGAAACCGTTGTCGTAAGTGAAGTGGAAGTGAAACAGACTCCCACGGGAACAGAAATAAAAGGACAGGCAATGCAGCTTGATCTTTTTGCCAATTTCGAAGAATTGGATCAGGCAACTTCTACAAAATCTTCTATTGAACATAACGATCACCTTTATCAGTTTGTTGATAATCCAAAAGCTCAGAAAAAACTGGTAGACAATCTTTTGAAACAAAGAGCGGTATGTTTTGACACAGAAACCACTTCATTGAATGAGCTGGAAGCAGAACTGGTAGGAATGAGTTTTTCTTACAAAAAAGGATTAGCATATTACATTCCTTTATCTGAAAGTAGAGAAGAAGTATTACAAACCCTTGAAATCTTCAGACCGTTTTTTGAGAAAGAAGATTTACTGAAAATCGCTCACAATTTAAAATTCGATTATAAAATATTAAAACAGTACGACATCACCGTTAAAGGAGCGATGTTTGATACCATGATTGCCCATTACCTGTTAAATCCTGATGGAAGACATGGCATGGACTATCTTTCTGAAGTATTTTTGAATTATAAACCTGTTTCCATTGAAACAATCATTGGAAAAAAGGGAAAAAAACAAGGAACCTTCAGAGATGCAGACCTTAGAACACAAACAGATTATGCTGCGGAAGATGCAGATGTAACCTTCCAATTGTATGAGTTGTTTGCTCCACAACTAAAAAAAGAAAACCTGGAAGATCTTTTCTTCAATATTGAAATGCCTCTGATGGAAGTATTGGCGAAGATGGAGCTGGCAGGGATTTCTTTAGATGAAAAATGGTTGGCACAGGAAAGTATTGATCTTGAAAATGACCTGAGAAATTTAGAAAAAACAATTTTTGAACTCTCAGAAGAAGAATTCAATATGAATTCTCCAAAGCAACTGGGAGAAATTTTGTTTGAAAAAATGCAGCTTGATCCAAAAGCCAAAAAAACGAAAACAGGACAATATGCTACTTCGGAAGATGTACTTCAGAAACTGGCTTCAAAGCATGAAATCATCAAGCATATTCTGGAATACAGAACCTATCAGAAATTAAAATCAACCTATGTAGATGCATTGCCGTCGCAGATTGATAAATTAGATAATAGAGTGCATACCAATTTCTCTCAGACTACAGCTGCAACAGGTCGTTTGGCAAGTGTGAATCCGAACCTGCAGAATATTCCGATCAGAACATTGAGAGGACAGCAGATTCGTGGAGCCTTTGTTTCTGGAGAAGGAAAGAAGATTATTTCTGCCGATTACTCACAGATCGAACTTCGTCTTATTGCTGAAATTTCAGGAGAAGACAATATGATTAAAGCATTCCAGGATGGAGAAGATATTCACGCGTCTACTGCTGCAAAACTCTTTAAAATTCCTTTGGAAGAAGTTTCAAAAACGCAAAGAAGCCAGGCCAAGACAGTAAACTTTGGAATTATTTACGGACAGGGAGCTTTTGCATTAGCAGAACAAACCGGATTATCCCGTACTGAAGCCAAACAGATGATCGAAGCCTATTTCGAAACCTATCCAAAACTGAAGGAATACATGGCAGAGCAGGTAAACAAGGCCCGTCAGATGGGATATGTTGAAACTATTCTGGGAAGAAAGCGCCACTTAAAAGATATTAATTCCAACAATTTTGTAGTAAGAGGACATGCAGAAAGAAATGCTGTGAACGCTCCGGTACAAGGAAGTGCAGCCGATGTTGTAAAGTTGGCAATGATTAAAATAGATAGAGAATTGGAAGAACAACAAATGAAGACTAAAATGCTGCTTCAGGTACATGACGAATTGGTATTCGAAGCTCCGGCAGACGAAATTGAAGCCGCTTCAAAACTAATTAAAACTGAAATGGAAAATGCCTTGAAAACACAGGTTCCGTTATTGGTAGAAATTGGAGTTGGGAATAACTGGCTGGAAGCACATTAA
- a CDS encoding immunity 22 family protein, with protein MDKEISHFWLGYFKNEEEFYAFVEEDENYYLEEENDDQYVSKFAESQNIKWFDDDFIEYGFEDERLGLVEKFSEYSYADQWLPVLEQKLNDLSLDTPVNAIVFASRFIIPNPVSVDGEENKLYYIGEIEFDV; from the coding sequence ATGGACAAAGAAATTTCTCACTTCTGGCTGGGGTATTTTAAAAATGAAGAAGAATTTTATGCTTTTGTAGAAGAGGATGAAAATTATTATCTGGAAGAGGAAAATGATGATCAGTATGTTTCAAAATTTGCAGAGTCTCAGAACATCAAGTGGTTTGATGATGACTTTATAGAATACGGTTTTGAAGATGAAAGATTGGGGCTGGTTGAAAAGTTTTCAGAATATTCCTATGCAGACCAATGGCTTCCGGTTCTAGAGCAAAAGCTTAATGACCTAAGCCTGGATACTCCAGTAAATGCTATCGTTTTTGCCAGCAGATTTATTATTCCTAATCCTGTTTCTGTGGATGGTGAAGAAAACAAATTGTATTATATTGGCGAGATTGAATTTGACGTTTAA
- a CDS encoding LysM peptidoglycan-binding domain-containing protein, which produces MNLVNYKIKGGDSLETIAAHFNINVKELVAFHNKNAVMTQQIYGKEIPIHIRHLIINPIVTIDEKSSAEDLEEIHFGRNLMYRTEMIVGTVLEQVMVDNSTYKSQYKVGLDQNNTLASVLLQESHVTSSPQMLQAGMELIAEIDKIKCNSVFRLDPESGKIKKIINYKSIIDEWDHYKAGLESRKTVLKLSQNRKDIDDFIAGVEAVLKPEKKLIEDYYNKMFYELFFTKHLQGNRDFLQKYSRTYYSTLFDKEAVILNFTSTVLEETDEILKIRRVSAMEYPSLNMEKIVNLYNERIKPMVQFNFSEYNFSYRETFIWNKTDHVLQESHVTVIEEVKNNVQLLIDFNLKRFE; this is translated from the coding sequence ATGAATTTGGTAAACTATAAAATAAAAGGAGGAGATTCCTTAGAAACAATCGCTGCACATTTTAACATAAATGTAAAAGAACTTGTGGCGTTTCATAATAAAAATGCAGTGATGACTCAACAGATTTATGGAAAAGAAATCCCGATTCATATCAGGCATTTAATTATAAATCCAATTGTAACCATTGATGAAAAAAGTTCTGCTGAAGATCTTGAGGAAATTCATTTCGGAAGAAATTTGATGTACAGGACGGAAATGATCGTTGGGACGGTATTGGAGCAAGTAATGGTAGATAATAGTACTTACAAATCTCAGTATAAAGTAGGGTTGGATCAGAACAATACTTTGGCAAGTGTTCTGCTTCAGGAAAGCCATGTTACAAGTTCACCTCAGATGCTACAAGCTGGCATGGAACTTATCGCCGAAATAGATAAGATAAAATGTAACTCTGTATTTAGATTAGATCCGGAATCAGGAAAAATTAAAAAAATTATCAACTATAAATCAATAATTGATGAATGGGATCACTATAAGGCAGGGCTTGAAAGCAGAAAAACTGTTTTGAAGTTATCTCAGAACAGAAAAGATATAGATGATTTTATTGCCGGAGTTGAAGCTGTTTTGAAACCTGAGAAAAAACTTATAGAAGATTATTATAATAAAATGTTCTATGAATTGTTTTTTACAAAACATTTGCAGGGAAATCGTGATTTTCTTCAGAAGTATTCCCGTACTTATTATTCTACTTTATTTGATAAAGAAGCGGTGATTCTTAATTTTACATCAACTGTTCTTGAGGAAACTGATGAAATACTGAAAATAAGAAGGGTGAGTGCTATGGAGTATCCTTCTTTGAATATGGAAAAGATAGTGAATCTGTATAATGAAAGAATTAAGCCGATGGTACAGTTTAATTTTTCAGAATATAACTTCAGCTATAGGGAAACCTTTATCTGGAATAAAACTGATCATGTTTTACAGGAGTCTCATGTCACTGTGATAGAAGAAGTGAAAAATAATGTTCAACTACTCATAGATTTTAACCTAAAGCGATTTGAATAA
- the tssD gene encoding type VI secretion system tube protein TssD: protein MAERNSRGILKFNNGEGQKLLKMNYSVSRSTDVSGRVASDPSNALIKVTVEATEKSDILESLLNGKYKPTVGEIIFNKSHEEGTLINLKWENGYVIQHEVDFDAIDSNSMLISFVISAETIDYGTSQYAGLWPSAGK from the coding sequence ATGGCAGAAAGAAATTCAAGAGGAATCTTAAAATTCAACAACGGAGAAGGTCAGAAATTATTAAAAATGAACTACAGCGTATCAAGATCAACTGACGTATCAGGACGTGTAGCATCAGATCCTTCTAACGCACTTATCAAAGTTACAGTAGAAGCTACTGAAAAATCAGACATCCTTGAAAGCTTATTGAACGGAAAATATAAGCCAACTGTAGGAGAGATTATCTTTAATAAATCTCACGAAGAAGGAACATTAATTAACCTGAAGTGGGAAAACGGATATGTTATCCAACACGAAGTAGACTTTGATGCTATTGACAGCAACAGTATGCTAATCAGCTTCGTAATCAGTGCTGAAACTATTGACTACGGTACTTCTCAGTACGCTGGGCTTTGGCCATCTGCTGGTAAATAA
- a CDS encoding PAAR-like protein yields the protein MAQSFIPEGTMMVCTEMKSPMDNTIVRYRDTADVFLASKKVYLLTEKDLKLQLAFVCNINSKFWGGLKMLAAVVAIGALAIATVATGGLLLVAAGVAIAAVGVSSFASYREANHDCDFTTKSKWINVHDTVTLNGHKALIQNSKLICSKGGALSLVVDPVLARAAAQKIAANNTEEYNAHLNSQIIQGGLFVLSSGGDPRNLAFGFPLTVWNYTNGENGKQDKRKEEIEARINNDNYKTTRDSAGTSIYDGTIQAGRDAGIGTALELGYNPALMNSALNNVDIIKAYPGVVSASVRSAYPSAALRLNSSLYLAAARQTFNPELGKGLAKGFAWGVAGAVVDAGFDVYENSLYDDTIKFFRQLSDDNLKSKGVNIIAKNK from the coding sequence ATGGCACAATCATTTATACCTGAAGGCACCATGATGGTTTGTACAGAGATGAAATCTCCTATGGACAACACCATTGTCAGATACAGAGATACAGCAGATGTATTCCTGGCCAGTAAAAAAGTATATTTACTTACTGAGAAAGATTTAAAATTACAACTGGCTTTTGTTTGTAATATTAATAGTAAATTTTGGGGTGGATTGAAAATGCTGGCGGCAGTTGTAGCCATAGGAGCATTGGCTATTGCTACAGTAGCAACAGGAGGTCTACTCTTAGTAGCAGCAGGAGTTGCTATAGCCGCAGTAGGTGTTTCTTCTTTTGCAAGTTATAGAGAAGCCAATCACGACTGTGATTTTACCACAAAATCGAAATGGATCAATGTACATGATACCGTTACCTTAAATGGTCATAAAGCCCTTATCCAAAACTCTAAACTGATTTGTAGTAAAGGTGGAGCACTTTCATTAGTCGTTGATCCCGTGTTGGCAAGAGCCGCAGCACAAAAAATTGCAGCTAACAATACGGAGGAATATAATGCTCATCTTAATTCTCAAATTATACAGGGAGGGTTGTTTGTATTATCTTCAGGTGGAGATCCAAGAAACCTTGCCTTTGGTTTTCCTCTTACCGTTTGGAACTATACAAATGGAGAAAATGGTAAACAGGATAAAAGAAAAGAAGAAATAGAAGCTCGTATCAACAATGATAATTATAAAACAACCCGCGACTCTGCTGGAACATCAATATATGACGGAACGATACAGGCAGGAAGAGATGCTGGTATAGGAACTGCTTTGGAATTGGGGTATAATCCGGCATTGATGAATTCTGCGCTTAATAATGTAGATATTATAAAAGCTTATCCTGGTGTAGTAAGTGCTTCTGTAAGATCAGCTTATCCCAGTGCAGCACTTCGCTTAAATTCCTCTCTGTATCTTGCGGCTGCCAGACAGACTTTTAATCCAGAATTAGGAAAAGGACTGGCAAAAGGTTTTGCTTGGGGCGTGGCTGGAGCAGTAGTAGATGCTGGTTTCGATGTTTATGAAAACAGTTTATATGATGATACAATCAAATTTTTTAGACAACTATCTGATGATAATTTGAAATCAAAAGGAGTTAATATTATAGCAAAGAATAAATAA